The segment CGCGCTCTACCTTCCGGCGCTGCTCCTCTGGCTGGCGCTCTACCGGCGCGAGACCTCGTTGGCGCCGATCGTGCGCGGCGCGATCGCCGCGATCGCCGCGTCCGCGATCGTGCCGCTGATCGCGCTGCTCTGGCTCTGGCGACTCGATCTCCTCCACGACGCGAAGGTGGCGGTGATCGACTTCAACCGCTTCTACGTTTCACAGGGATTCTCGGTGGGCGCCTACGCGCTCGACTTCTCGAAAGCGGTCTGGCTGCGGATCAAGACGGACCCGCTCTGGTTGGGAGGCGCGGTCGGCGCGGCCGCGGCGCTCGCCGAACTGGCACGGACGCGCCGGCTGCCGCCGGCCGCCGGGCTCGCCGTGCTCTGGGGTGGCGCGGGCGCGCTGGTCATCGCGGTCAACGGCGCCTGGCTGTTCAACAGCTACTTCATGCAGGTGTCGGCGCCGCTCGCGCTCCTCGCCGCGTGGCTGCTGACCGGGCCCGGACGTGAATCGGCGGGTCACCGCGTCCTGGCGATCGCGGCGGCGGCGGGGATGGCGCTTCTGCTCGTGTCGCGCGACTACCCGGCGCGGGTGCTCGAATACGCGCGCGCCGACCTGGCGGCCCTGCGCGGCCACGTGGCAGAACGGGACTATTACGAGCAGTATTTCGGGGGATATGGCAACGACCGCGGCTACTCGGCGCGCGCCAACGCCGAGCTGGCCGACTACGTCGGGCAACACACCGGTCCCGACGATCGCATCTTCCTGTTCGGCATCAACGGCGCGGGCGTGTACTTCCTGTCCGACCGGTTGACGGCCCAGCGCTTCCTGCGCGTGAACGACTTCGTCGCCATGTCGTTCCCTGATCCGGCGTTCCGGCTCGGCGCGGTGGTTGACGAGTTGCGCGCGCGCCGTCCGCGCTATCTGATCTTCGAGCGGCTGCACTCGGCCTCGGCGATGGGGCAGGAGGTGGATCGGCTGGAGGACGACCCCGCGGTCCGCGGGCTCCTCGCCGCCTACCAGCGTGACACGGTCATCGAGGACTTCACGCTGTACCGCGTCCGCGAATGAACGGGTGCTCGCGCAGGACGGGCGCGTCGGCGTCGCGCGCAGACAGCCGCGGCGCGGGGATCGGCCAGGCGATGGCCAGGTCGGGATCGTTCCAGGCGATCACCGCCTCGGCCGACGGCGTGTAGAACGCGGTCGACTTGTACTGCACGTCCGAACCGTCCTCGAGGGCCTGGAATCCGTGGGCGAAGCCCGGCGGAATCCACAGCATGCGGCGGTTGTCGGCCGAGAGCTCGAGGCCGCCCCATCGCCCGAAGGTCGGCGAACCGTGGCGGATGTCGACCGCGACGTCGAAGACGCGGCCGGCGGTGCAGCGCACCAGCTTCCCCATCGCGTGCGGATCCTGCTGGAAATGCAGGCCGCGCAGGACGCCGCGCGCCGAGCGCGAATGGGCCTCCTGGACGAAGCGGACGTCGAGGCCGCCGGCCTCGAACGCGCGCGCGCTCCAGGTTTCCATGAAGAACCCGCGGTCGTCGGCAAACACGCGCGGCTCGATCACGATCAGCCCCGGGACGGCGCCCGGCGTCAAGGTGAAGTGGGGGGCGCTCGTCACGCGACCCCGGCGCGATCGCCGTCTGTCATGAGCATCGGCGCTGAACTCTCCAAAATCGTCATCCAACCACGATTTGGGTGTCCCCGCGACCGCTCCCGGCGGCGCGGATCGTGGTTGATTCACCCCTGTAACTGAGCTACCTTATACCGCGTTCCCTCAACTGCGGATGGCACGTGGCTTCGCTGCCGCCACGCCTGCTCCACCCGTTCCGAGCACAGACGGTAACCGGGATAGTTTCTTGTTCTTGACGCATGTCCCCGCTCGCATGTTCGTGGTCGTCGTTCTGACGACGGTTCTCGGGGCCGGCCTTGGTGCGCCGACCGCCACCGCGCAGGCCGTGTCTCTCGCGCCGACGCTCGCCGAAGGCTGGACGGCGCTGGCCGCCGGCGATCTGCCGCGGGCGACCTCGTCCGCTGACCGGGCTCTGACGGACGCGCCGCGCAGCGCGAATGCGCTGGCACTGCGGATCGAGATCGACCTCACCCGGAACGGCGCTGCGGCCGCGCTCGACAGTTACGAGCGGTGGCTCGGCAGCCGCAAGGTCGAAGCCCCGTACATTCTGAGACAAGTCGCGCGGGGGCACCTTCGAGCCGTCGCCACCGCACGAAAGCCGCCGGCGTCGGTCGATGCCCTCGCCGCACTCGCCGCTGACGGCGATCAGGACGCGCTGACGGATCTCGGTCGGGCTGCCGAGGCCCCGGGGAGCCAGGAAGCAAAGCTGCTCGCCGCCATGGGGGACCCGCGTGCCGTTCAAGCGCTGATCGGCCAGCTGCGACAGCCGGTCGCCAACAAACTGGGAATCATCAGTGCGCTCGGCGACAGCGGAAGCCCGGCGGCTATTCAACCGCTGGTTGAGCTACTCACGGATCCGCACGAGGAGTTGCGAGCGGGTGCGGCCGAGGCGCTTGGCCGGCTTGGCGCGTCGGACTCGATCCCGAAGCTCAAAGGTTTGCTCCAGGATCCGGTGCCGCCGGTCCGGCTGGCGGCGGCCGCGGCCCTGTACCGACTGCAGGACTACAGCGGCGCCGGCCTCTTGCAGCCGCTGATGGCGTCGGATATCGCGTCGGTCCGCCTGAGCGCAGCGCAGGCCATGGCGGTGACGCCCACCCCCGAGTGGCAGGCGACCGTGCGCGCCCTTCTCGCCGATCCCAACGAGCTGGTGCAGCTTGGCGCCGCCCGCCTGATGGCGCCGCACGACCCGCAGGCATCCGCTGAGGCCTTCGAGCGCCTCGGGCGCTCTGACAACATGGCGATTCGCGAGCAAGCCGCTCGCTCCTCGATACGAACCCTCACCAGCGACTTCACCGCACTGCGGCGCTATCTCCGCAATGCCGATCCGTCCACCTCGGTACAGGCGGCGAATCGGATTCTGGAATTGACGCGCTGAGCTAGCATGCGCAAAACAAGGCAGGAATGTTAATGACGCCGCACAACACGACCGATACACCGTTGGCGACGCCCAGCAGTCCGCCGCCGTCGATGTCCGGAGGGATCGCCGTAGCCATGCGCATCAATCGCCGTTCCATCTTCCATGCGGTGCAAGCCCGGCAGGCCGTATTCCTGGCCGCGTTGGCCGTCGTCGCGGGGTATCCGCAGGCGGCGCGCGCGCAGATCACGCAGGTCGGCCTCAATCCGCTCTTGGTCACGACCGCCGTGCGCGGCAGCGACGTCGCCTACGACCCGGTCAACAAGGTGTATCTCGTCGTCGGTGCCTATGGCTCGGTCTGGGGCTCGTTCACGACCCTCTCGGGCGACCTCATCTCCGCATTCCCGATCAACGCACCAGGGCCGTTCGCCCATTTCCCACGCGTGATCTACAGTCCAGACGTCAGCAACGGCGTCGGCGGCGTCGGCGGTTTCATCGTGACGTGGCATGAGAGTCCCGGCGGTGCGAACTTCGTGAATACGCGCGTCGTCGCCTACCCGGCCGGACCCGTGAGCTTGCAGCAGACGATCGCCGCGCCCGTGGGCACCTGGTGGGAATCGGGCGCATCGATCGCCTACTCGACCACGAGCCGGGTGTCGCTGGTCACGTGGCGCTCTGCCGATTATTTGATCTGGGGCGCACGGCTCGACGTGAACGGCAACCTGATCGGCACGGCCTTCCAGATTTCGCAGACCGGGCAGGGTGCGCGCGATCCGAGCGTCGCCTGGAATTCCGCGACCGATCAATTCGGCATCATCTACGACGGGTGGGGTGCCACGAGCACGCAAACTACCTTCACGCTCGTCACGTCCGGCGGCGCCGTCGTCGCCAATAACATCTTCAACTTCGCCGGCTCGGCTGGCACTTACATCACCGACCTTGCTTACAATCCGGTGACCGGACGATTCGTCGGCGTGTGGGTGCAGACGGGCGCCGGCACGCTCGGGGCGGAATTCGACGGCGCCGGGACCGTGGTCGCGAGCGGCCTGGTCTCGTCGACCACCGGAGCCGTCGACGGTCTCGGGCTTTCCTACAATCCCGTGACCGGCACATTCCTGCTGGTGGGCATGGGCCCGAGCTACAACATCTGGGGAGCGGAACTCAACGCGCACGGCGCCAAGACCTCTATCGATCAGCAGATCACTGCGGCAGCGCTGCCGGCCGGCGAAGTCGGGTCATTCTACCCGCGTGCCGCCGCTCGCAGCGACGCGGCACAGTGGAACGTCTCCTTCTCCCACAACTACACCGAGCTGCATGATCAGATCGTCTCCTCGACCAGCACCGGCGGCGGTCCTGGCGGCAGCCTGGGCGCGGTCGTCGGCGGCACGTCGACGCCGCCAGCGCCGCAGCCGCTCGCCGTCACGCTGACGCAGACCCCGGCGGCGACGGTGTCGGAGGGCACACCCATCACCTGGACCGCGACGTCGACCGGCGGCACGGCGCCGATTCAATACGAATTCATCACCCTCACCAAGGGCGTGTGGACGATTCTGCAGCCGTACGGCGCCTCCAACACATTCACGTGGTTCCCGACAGAGGGCGCGCACGCGGTGCAGGTCTGGGCGAAGAACGGCGGCTCGGCAAACGACGCCGGAACGTATGATGCGTACGCGAGTTCGCAGTTCACCGTCGCCTCCCGATACGCGTCGATCGCCTCCCTCCACGCCGACGCCACCATGCCGGTCGATCTCAACATCCCGGTGACCTGGACCGCGACCGGGATCGGCGGGACAGGCCCGCTCCAGTACAAGTTCCTCGCCACGTCGAACGGCGGCGTCACCTGGCGCGTGATGCAGGACTACAGCGCCAACAACAAGTTCACGTGGTTCCCGCCGCTTGGCGTGACCTCGAATGCCGTGCAGGTCTGGGTGCGCAGCGCCGGCGTCACCACCGATCCCGAGGGCTGGATGTCATCCGGCCTGTTCACCACCCGCAGCACGGGCGCGCGGCTGATGGGCGTCTCGTCCGATGCGGCGGCTCCCGTGACGCCGTTCACCAATGTGACGATTACCGCCGCGGGCGCGGGCGGCAGCGGACAGCTCGAGTACAAGTTCTATCTCTACAACCCCGGCACGGGCACGTGGTCGCTGGTGCGCGACTGGGGCACGAGCCCGCAGGCCAGCTGGAATCCGAGCGGCACGACGGGACTCTTCCTCGTGCAGGTCTGGGTCCGAACGGTGAACTCAGGCGTGACCTATGAGGACTGGCGCAATACGGACTACTTCTCGATCACCACGTCCACCAGCTTGACCCTCACGAGCGATCGCTCGCTGACGACGCTGCACCAGGGAGACATCGTGACCTTCACCGCGACCGTGCTCGGCGGATCGGGGGCGTGGGAGTACCAGTTCTTCACGTTCGACGGGACGAGCTGGATGCGGCAGCTGCCGCTCTACAAGTCGGCCAACACCTTCGGCTGGTTCCCGGCGGCTGGGACCCGTGCCGTGCAGGTGTGGATCCGCCAGGCGGGATCGTCCGCGCCATGGGAACGCTGGGCCGGTTCCGGACTCTTCGTCGTGAATCCGTAGCGGCACCTGAGTATCCCGTTCTCTTCACATTCTGAGTAGGCGCGCGCCTCGACTGTTCCGATCAGTCGCGGCGCGGCCGCCGTTTTTCCACATTTCGCCTCCGAAATGGCAATACGGCTGGGCATTCGCCTTGCCTGAGCTCTCCCACCGTGGAGGGCGCAACAATGGTAAAGGTCCGATTCCTGGCAGTGTCAGGAATCCTGCTACTCGGCTCCGGCCGAGCTGCGATAGCACAGGACATCGATCTCGCGACGAATGGAGCGGACGTACGCTGGCGCGGCACGACCGCGTCGGCTCTCGCGGGCAGTTATCTCGACCACGGCACGATGAGCTCCGACGATCGCCGTGATCTCATCATCGGCGCACCGGGACAGACGGGGTCGTCGACTCCCGGCAGCGTCTACATCCTCTTCGGCGGTCCGATACCGACTGCCGGCGAGCATCCGCTCGACACCGCGAATGTCGTCATCACCGGTGCGGCGAACGGAGACGGATTCGGCGCCGCGGTCGCCGCGGCGAATGTGTTGAACCGGGAAGGGGTCAATCCTCGCAATCTTCTCGTGTCGGCGCCGAACGCCGATGGCGGGCGGGGCGTGGTCTACCTGTTCACTACGAACTATGCGGGCGGCGAGCGTCTGACGTCGAGCTCGGCGGTGTTCACCGTGCGAGGGGCACCCAACGATCATCTCGGCGCGGCACTGGCGAGCGCCGACCTCGATTTCGACGGCTACCGCGACATCATCATCGGCGCCCCCGGAAACAATCACGTCTACGTGATCTGGGGTGGGCCAGGGCTCTCCGGCACCGCCAGGGACATGGGGAACACCGATGCGACCGGACCCGACATCACGATCACCGGGTCGGGCATCGGCGGCGTGCTGACGGCGGGCGCGTTCACAGGGGACAGCGTCTATGACCTGTTCATCGGCGCACCGTCGGTCAACCTCGTCTACATGATCCAGGGGCTCGGTAACCGCAGTTACCAGCGCAACATGATCGTGCAGCGCGACGAGACCGCGTACTTCCTGGGCGTCACCGGCGACGCCGCCGGAAGCAGCCTGCGCATGGGCGACTTCGACGGCGACGGCCGCACGGATCTGTTGATCGGCGCGCCGAACGCCGGCGGCGCGCAGCAGGGCGCCGCCTACGTCCTCTGGGGCAAGAAACCGACCGACCCGGCGCCGATCTCGATCAGCCTCGCGTATGCCGACGTGATTCTGCGAGGGCCGGCACCCGGCGCGAAGCTCGGACAGATCGTGACGAGCGGCGACATCAATCGCGACATCGGTGAAGACGTCGCGCTCGTGGCGCCTGGCGCGACGAGCGGCGGCGCCGTCTACATCTACTACGGCCGCGGACGCAGCACCTACGGAACTCCGCAGGCCGCCGGCAACCGCGCCGTCGATCTCAGCGATCCCGCCCAACTCAGCCTGCGTGTCCTCGGCGACGCCACCGCCGGCGGCATCGCGACGGCCTTCGTCTACGAAGTGACCGGTGAAGGCGCGCGTGATCTGATCGTCGGGTCGCCCAAGGCCTCGACCTCGGCCGGCGCCAACTCGGGCCGCGTGTATTTCGCGATCTCACCCAAGATGGTGCTCTCGGCACCCGCGGTGGTCATGACCGCCGTGCAGAACGCGACCAGCCAGGCGCCCGACTCGGTGCTCAACGAGAGCCCGACCACGATCACCTTCGACGCCGTCTCGCAAACGAGCTGGCTGTCGACATCGCCGGTCTCCGGGTCCGCGCAGGACGCGGCGCCGGGGTCGTTCGCGTTGAACGCAGCCGCGTCCGGCATGGCGCCGGGCGACTATGCTGGCGCGTTCACGGTGACCTCGACGAGTCCGCATCTGACAATGTCGGTGCCGGGCACGGTCGCGCTGACGGTCATCACGCCGCCAACGCTCGCGGCGAACACGTCGATGCCCGCATTCGTCGGCACCCCGATTACCTGGACGGCGCAGTCCATGGGCGGCGCCGCCGGCGTGCTCTACGAGTTCTTCCGCCTCGATGGATCGACCTGGAAACTCGTTCAGGGCTGGAGCGCGACCAACACCTACTCGTGGACGCCGACGGTGAACGACGCGGGCACCCATGCCCTGCAGGTCTGGGTCAAGACGCCGCAATCCACCGCGGTCTACGACGCTTACGTCGGCAGCGCGACGTTCGCGATCCAGAAGTCGGTGCCGATCATCACCGCCTTCACGAACACGGGTGTGTTCCCGATGGCGCCGAATACGCCCGTCCAGTTCAGCGTGGCGGCCGTGGGCGGCAGCGCGGCGCTGCAGTTCCGGTTCCTGCTCTACAAGGAAGGGACCGGCTGGAGCGTGCTCCAGGACTACGGCGTCGGCACGCAGGTCAGCTGGACGCCCACCACCACGGGTAACTACGCCGTGCAGGTCTGGGTGCGCAGCACGGGCGTCACCGATCAGTACGAGGCCTGGGCAGGCACGCCGATGCTCAAGGTGTCGACGACGGATCCGGTGACGGTGCAGTCGGTCAGCGCGGACAAGCCGTTCCCGGCCAAGGCCGGCCTGCCGATCACGTTCACCGCGGCGGCGTCAGGCGGGTCCGCGGGGCCGCTCCAATACCAGTTCGTGCGCTACGACGAACCCACCGCGACGTGGTCGATCGTGCAGGCCTATGGCGCCGCGCGCACGTATAGCTGGACGCCAGGGGCGAATGCGGTCGGCAACCACGTCGTCCAGGTCTGGGTGCGCAGCGCCGGATCGTCGGCCACCTACGAAGCCTGGGGCACGACTGGCATGTTCGCCGTCAGCGTCGATCCGATAGCGGTCACGCTGATGTCGGACGTGGCCTTCCCGGTGCCGGCGGGCACGCCGGTGC is part of the Vicinamibacterales bacterium genome and harbors:
- a CDS encoding glycosyltransferase family 39 protein, translated to MSSESWRSNRRAATLLLAVAAAALLARIVTIAEPLGIDQSLWASAARGMAHGQRLYRDVWEQRPPGIYWTYLAAFRVFGWTPGAVAWLDLIAASGTTAMLYLLGRRLADRITGAAAAAIYAVLTHPAWMFGHGGFLERSVCETFTPWCVATAAYGAARFRDRQSAGWAALCGLCGGAAVVYKPNAALYLPALLLWLALYRRETSLAPIVRGAIAAIAASAIVPLIALLWLWRLDLLHDAKVAVIDFNRFYVSQGFSVGAYALDFSKAVWLRIKTDPLWLGGAVGAAAALAELARTRRLPPAAGLAVLWGGAGALVIAVNGAWLFNSYFMQVSAPLALLAAWLLTGPGRESAGHRVLAIAAAAGMALLLVSRDYPARVLEYARADLAALRGHVAERDYYEQYFGGYGNDRGYSARANAELADYVGQHTGPDDRIFLFGINGAGVYFLSDRLTAQRFLRVNDFVAMSFPDPAFRLGAVVDELRARRPRYLIFERLHSASAMGQEVDRLEDDPAVRGLLAAYQRDTVIEDFTLYRVRE
- the rfbC gene encoding dTDP-4-dehydrorhamnose 3,5-epimerase is translated as MTSAPHFTLTPGAVPGLIVIEPRVFADDRGFFMETWSARAFEAGGLDVRFVQEAHSRSARGVLRGLHFQQDPHAMGKLVRCTAGRVFDVAVDIRHGSPTFGRWGGLELSADNRRMLWIPPGFAHGFQALEDGSDVQYKSTAFYTPSAEAVIAWNDPDLAIAWPIPAPRLSARDADAPVLREHPFIRGRGTA
- a CDS encoding HEAT repeat domain-containing protein, with the protein product MFVVVVLTTVLGAGLGAPTATAQAVSLAPTLAEGWTALAAGDLPRATSSADRALTDAPRSANALALRIEIDLTRNGAAAALDSYERWLGSRKVEAPYILRQVARGHLRAVATARKPPASVDALAALAADGDQDALTDLGRAAEAPGSQEAKLLAAMGDPRAVQALIGQLRQPVANKLGIISALGDSGSPAAIQPLVELLTDPHEELRAGAAEALGRLGASDSIPKLKGLLQDPVPPVRLAAAAALYRLQDYSGAGLLQPLMASDIASVRLSAAQAMAVTPTPEWQATVRALLADPNELVQLGAARLMAPHDPQASAEAFERLGRSDNMAIREQAARSSIRTLTSDFTALRRYLRNADPSTSVQAANRILELTR